The Anoplopoma fimbria isolate UVic2021 breed Golden Eagle Sablefish chromosome 5, Afim_UVic_2022, whole genome shotgun sequence genome contains a region encoding:
- the crp1 gene encoding C-reactive protein — MCLKSGNTARFAVGILGVFGWALTLSSATQVGLSDKVLVFPYETDFSFVALIPQKEMGLRAFTLCMRVATELPEERQIILFAYRTADYDELNVWREKDGRISFYMSGDGITFHLPQLTTFRTSLCLTWESRTGLSAFWVEGKRSTYQVYKPGHSIRPKGTVLLGQDPDKHLGGLEAVQSFVGEVTDLNMWDFVLSRSMIQAWHYGHKVPKGNIFDWGTMEYELNGNVMVVDDD, encoded by the exons ATGTGTTTGAAGAGTGGCAACACTGCAAGGTTTGCTGTGGGAATACTTGGTGTCTTTGGATGGGCTCTGACACTCTCCTCAGCCACGCAAG TGGGTCTGAGCGACAAAGTCCTGGTGTTCCCTTATGAGACGGACTTCAGCTTCGTGGCCCTGATCCCGCAGAAGGAGATGGGGCTAAGGGCCTTCACTCTCTGCATGCGTGTGGCCACTGAGCTGCCGGAAGAACGTCAGATCATCCTGTTCGCCTACCGCACAGCCGACTACGACGAGCTCAACGTGTGGCGTGAGAAGGACGGACGCATCTCCTTTTACATGAGTGGCGACGGCATCACCTTCCACCTGCCGCAGCTCACCACATTCCGCACCAGCCTCTGCCTGACCTGGGAGTCTCGCACGGGCCTGTCTGCTTTCTGGGTGGAAGGGAAACGCAGCACGTACCAGGTTTACAAACCCGGGCACAGCATCCGTCCAAAAGGCACCGTCCTTCTGGGGCAGGACCCAGACAAACACTTGGGGGGTTTAGAGGCCGTGCAGAGCTTTGTAGGGGAGGTGACTGATCTGAATATGTGGGACTTTGTGCTCTCCAGGAGCATGATCCAGGCCTGGCACTACGGGCACAAGGTCCCCAAGGGCAACATCTTTGACTGGGGCACCATGGAGTACGAGCTGAACGGGAACGTGATGGTGGTGGATGATGACTGA
- the prr35 gene encoding proline-rich protein 35, which yields MSKDDTCKVTSASKHKERKPKKPHYIPRPWGKPYNYKCFQCPFTCMEKSHLYNHMKYSLCKNSLSLLIESDWPYKKGNILHPEQLRPFQQAHGHQATGKDGLEQVTRTEEGQRQRRAIEEEGEDRNSQGPEDEEEGGQGERPECATRKIKQPESELLMADMLSLEDQLLRARSVEVEAQLKQYKLSKTYLTAPSLLSEQWRLLASSHSKAKAEGAQPRVSSSIPCYPPPPNLLDYQDPTGLNLSLLGVGYPISPSLFSYMNSAIPTAAAGVTAQTHAQLAQLPFLASAAQLMHPASSTHTDRALIPPRLYYPFLCEHTFGPASSQTDASKALKTSPNSLEVNTLSGFQPKVNLWKVPALRPGTAAVSPAGWVSPQRDAPEQGYRLGDKMQAIAKEGKASWGLKRTGAPLGNQEVPVEKKPTMGGFSLDLLKNIQTASTLNMAADRVLFHGSLQDAQLQTRPTELWYNDPLASPNSETSSLSTCGGPNSHDPTAARTTGEGTSESVAALLGDLSKALQEYQEAERKISHLEKEDLPAQRHLWEHLSKIRSELSHIHQALEQTARQSDGPLDLSVKRDTTDLLSDRGLREDGSLKDNTTETEEEDEELEEKKEEEENESRKQSLDMLIKMSQASVMNAEVLSTGGLGMRPSSAEALWPSRTTKCEADSSVLLCPDGRSVVFTDIPSSAKTPKRPPSMQQLEAQCPPSPLTATDN from the exons ATGTCTAAGGACGATACTTGCAAAGTGACGTCTGCCAGCAAACACAAGGAGCGCAAGCCTAAGAAGCCTCACTATATTCCCCGGCCATGGGGAAAACCCTACAACTACAAATGCTTCCAGTGCCCCTTTACCTGCATGGAGAAGTCCCACCTGTACAACCATATGAAGTACAGCCTGTGCAAGAACTCCCTTTCTTTGTTAATTGAGTCAGACTGGCCGTATAAAAAGGGCAACATCCTGCACCCAGAACAGCTACGACCCTTTCAGCAGGCACATGGCCATCAAGCTACCGGGAAAGACGGATTAGAGCAGGTGACACGGACTGAGGAGGGACAAAGGCAACGAAGGGCCATtgaggaggaaggggaagacAGGAACAGCCAGGGAccagaagatgaagaagagggaggGCAAGGAGAGCGACCAGAG TGCGCTACCAGGAAAATCAAACAGCCAGAGTCCGAGCTTCTGATGGCTGACATGCTCTCCCTGGAAGATCAGCTTTTACGAGCACGCTCAGTAGAAGTAGAGGCCCAACTGAAACAGTATAAGCTATCAAAGACATATCTGACAGCTCCTAGTCTGCTGTCGGAGCAGTGGCGGCTGTTGGCTTCCAGCCACTCTAAGGCAAAAGCTGAAGGTGCTCAGCCCAGAGTGAGTAGTTCAATCCCCTGTTACCCTCCTCCGCCAAACCTGCTGGATTACCAGGATCCCACTGGACTCAACTTGTCACTGCTCGGGGTGGGCTACCCCATCAGCCCCAGCCTCTTCTCCTACATGAACTCAGCTATTCCCACTGCTGCCGCGGGTGTCACCGCCCAGACCCACGCGCAGCTCGCCCAGCTTCCCTTCCTGGCGTCGGCCGCTCAGCTGATGCACCCAGCCTCCAGcacccacacagacagagctCTTATCCCACCTCGCCTCTACTACCCCTTTCTGTGTGAGCATACGTTTGGACCGGCCTCCAGTCAAACCGATGCCAGCAAAGCGCTCAAGACGTCCCCAAACAGCCTAGAGGTGAATACTCTGTCCGGCTTCCAGCCTAAAGTCAATCTGTGGAAAGTGCCTGCTTTGCGGCCAGGGACCGCTGCAGTCTCCCCTGCTGGCTGGGTGTCACCTCAGAGAGACGCCCCCGAACAGGGCTACAGGCTGGGGGATAAAATGCAGGCTATAGCCAAGGAAGGCAAAGCAAGCTGGGGCCTTAAGAGGACAGGTGCTCCTCTGGGGAACCAGGAGGTACCCGTTGAGAAGAAGCCGACCATGGGAGGTTTCAGTTTGGACCTTTTGAAGAATATCCAGACTGCATCAACTCTTAATATGGCAGCAGACAGAGTTCTCTTCCATGGAAG CTTACAGGATGCTCAGCTTCAAACCCGGCCCACTGAACTGTGGTACAACGACCCTCTCGCCagtcccaacagtgaaacatccTCTCTTTCTACCTGTGGGGGACCCAACAGCCATGACCCGACCGCTGCCCGGACAACGGGGGAGGGAACTTCAGAGTCAGTGGCTGCTCTCCTCGGTGACCTCTCCAAGGCCTTGCAGGAGTACCAGGAGGCTGAGCGCAAAATCTCCCACCTGGAGAAGGAAGACCTTCCCGCTCAGCGCCACCTCTGGGAACACCTGAGCAAAATCCGCAGCGAACTCTCGCACATCCACCAGGCGCTGGAGCAGACAGCCCGCCAGAGCGACGGCCCTCTCGACCTGTCAGTTAAAAGGGACACAACAGATTTGCTTAGTGACCGTGGTTTGAGAGAGGACGGCAGTCTCAAAGACAACacgacagagacagaggaggaggacgaggagctggaggagaaaaaggaggaagaagagaatgAG AGTCGAAAGCAGTCGTTGGACATGCTGATCAAGATGAGTCAGGCATCGGTGATGAACGCAGAGGTTCTATCTACCGGCGGTCTCGGCATGAGGCCCAGTTCTGCTGAGGCCTTATGGCCGAGCAGAACCACCAAATGTGAGGCAGACTCCAGCGTCCTGCTTTGCCCAGATGGTAGATCAGTGGTTTTCACCGACATCCCTTCCTCTGCCAAAACCCCAAAGAGACCTCCGTCCATGCAGCAACTAGAGGCCCAGTGTCCTCCGAGCCCTTTGACAGCTACTGACAATTAA